The genomic stretch TGACCTGAGGGCTGAGAGGCTAATACAGCTGAATGCAGTCATGGCTGTGGTCTCTCTGCTGATTGGAGTAATAGCTGCGCTACTACTTGTCTTGACAAGGTGGCAGGTTGTGCACCTCCTGCCTGCTGAATGGTATTACAGGGTCCTTACCCTTCACGGTCTGAATGCCCTGATATTCTGGATTGTCTTTTTTGAGATAGCAGGGCTTTACTTTGGCTCAACGGTTGTTCTCAACTCACGCATGTCTTCACCAAAGTTTGGATGGCTTGCCCTTACACTTATGGTCCTTGGCTTTTTACTGGTTAACTACACCATACTCACGGGCAATGCGGACGTTTTGATGACATCCTATGCACCCCTTCAGGCACATTCTCTGTATTACCTCGGTGTAATCCTCTTTGCAGTTGGAGCCCTTGTGGGGGTTTTCCTCTTCTTTGCAAACCTTCTTATAGCGAGGAAGGAGAGAACCTACGGAGACTCATTACCACTGTTTACCTTTGGGCTTGTGGCAGCTGCTATAATTGCCACTTTGACCCTTGCAACTGGCGCAGTTATATACATACCCACCCTGCTGTGGTCTCTCGGAATAATAAAGACCATGGATGCAGGCGTTTACAAACTTGTATGGTGGGGTCTTGGACATTCTTCCCAGCAGATAAATGTGACCGCTATGATAGCTATATGGTATCTTGGGGCTTTTCTCACAGTTGGTGGAACATCCATAAATGAAAAGGTCAGTAGGCTCGCCTTTGTCTTTTACGTAATAGGCATAAATGTTGCATCTGCACACCACCTTCTTGTAGACCCTGGACCAAGCCCGGCATGGAAGGTCTTCAATACGAGTTATGTGATGTATATAGCGGTTCTTGCCTCCATGATACATGCCTTTGCAGTTCCTTCCGCAGTGGAATCTGCTCAGAGAAGAAGGGGCTTTACCAAAGGTCTCTTTGACTGGCTCAAAAATGCACCTTGGGGCAATCCAGCCTTCTCTGCAGTGTTTCTTTCCATCATAATCTTTGGCTTTATAGGTGGCGTCACGGGGGTTGTAAACGGTATGGAACAGACCAACATAATAGTTCACAATACGCTTTCCATACCCGGGCACTTTAAGGGAACGGTGGTGGGTGGAACCACACTTGCCTTCATGGGTGCAACCTACTACCTTATACCCCTCATATTCAGGAAAAAGATCGCCTTCTTCGGGCTTGCAAAGCTCCAGCCATGGGTATTTGGCGGAGGCATTTCTTTGCTTGCCGTTTCCATGTATATACTTGGAGCTTTTGGAGTTCCAAGGAGACACTATGACATTACCTTTTCTGGTGGACCCTTTACCTACACCTTCAACCCTGCAACGGACTTTTTCTGGGTTCTTTTTGCCATTGGAGGCATAGTTACGGTCATAGGCGCTCTCATGTGGATACTTATAGTGGTGTTTTCTGTATTCTTTGGACAGTC from Aquificaceae bacterium encodes the following:
- a CDS encoding cbb3-type cytochrome c oxidase subunit I, encoding MFRTCDITGLKVDLRAERLIQLNAVMAVVSLLIGVIAALLLVLTRWQVVHLLPAEWYYRVLTLHGLNALIFWIVFFEIAGLYFGSTVVLNSRMSSPKFGWLALTLMVLGFLLVNYTILTGNADVLMTSYAPLQAHSLYYLGVILFAVGALVGVFLFFANLLIARKERTYGDSLPLFTFGLVAAAIIATLTLATGAVIYIPTLLWSLGIIKTMDAGVYKLVWWGLGHSSQQINVTAMIAIWYLGAFLTVGGTSINEKVSRLAFVFYVIGINVASAHHLLVDPGPSPAWKVFNTSYVMYIAVLASMIHAFAVPSAVESAQRRRGFTKGLFDWLKNAPWGNPAFSAVFLSIIIFGFIGGVTGVVNGMEQTNIIVHNTLSIPGHFKGTVVGGTTLAFMGATYYLIPLIFRKKIAFFGLAKLQPWVFGGGISLLAVSMYILGAFGVPRRHYDITFSGGPFTYTFNPATDFFWVLFAIGGIVTVIGALMWILIVVFSVFFGQSVRGPQDMQLQIASPPPPAKEHHGFEAPGTLTLTLLFMGVFLIFLLLNWGWLAAMWEVR